In Candidatus Binataceae bacterium, the genomic window CGAAGCCGGGCGCCGTCAGGCGAGTTCCGCGCGGACAATGCGCGCGCCTTCCACCATCGCCTTGAGTTTCCCAAGCGCCACGTCGCGCGCGATATATTTCATCCCGCAATCGGGCGCGATCACCAGGCGTTCGGGCGCGACGAATTTCAGCGCCGCGCGGATACGGCCGGCGACCGTCGCCGCGCTCTCGACCGCGGGATCGTCGAGATCGATTGCGCCGAGGATGATCGTCTTCGAGGGCAGCTCTTTCAGAATCGCGAGGTCGAGCCGCGGCTGCGCGGCCTCGATCGACACCTGATGCGCAAGGCAGTTCTCGAGTTCGGGCAAGAATGAGTACCCCGACGGCTTGTCCTTCATGATGTAAGCGTAGCCGAAGCAGAGATGCACGGCGGTCGTGCCCGTGACTCCCGCAAGCGCACGATTTAGCGCAGCAAGCCCGTAGCGCCGCGCCTGCTCGGGGCGCGCCTGCATGTAAGGCTCGTCGATCTGCACCACGTCGGCGCCGGCGGCGAAGAGGTCTCTGATTTCGGCGTTGACCGCCTCCGCGTACGCCATCGCGAGCGAATCCTCGTCGGGATAGTACGCGTTTTGCGCCTGCTGCGTCATCGTGAACGGCCCGGGCAGC contains:
- a CDS encoding cobalamin-independent methionine synthase II family protein, translated to MSERMLLPTTVVGSYPQPDWLIDRENLAKRPPPRVRAREVWRIADRFLEQAQDDATIVAIHEMESAGLDIISDGEMRRESYSNRLANALGGVDRERPGSAISRSGKPDVVPLVSGPICRLAPVEVRDLAFLRAHTTRKVKITLPGPFTMTQQAQNAYYPDEDSLAMAYAEAVNAEIRDLFAAGADVVQIDEPYMQARPEQARRYGLAALNRALAGVTGTTAVHLCFGYAYIMKDKPSGYSFLPELENCLAHQVSIEAAQPRLDLAILKELPSKTIILGAIDLDDPAVESAATVAGRIRAALKFVAPERLVIAPDCGMKYIARDVALGKLKAMVEGARIVRAELA